The Quercus lobata isolate SW786 chromosome 4, ValleyOak3.0 Primary Assembly, whole genome shotgun sequence genome segment AAAACGAAAGTCCTTTTGGTTAGTATTTAATATAGTTTGTTTTTGAGGTTTTGATTTGGTGCCAATTTGGCCATTTCAAGATTGAATTACTGTTTACTTAGCACTTGAGTTTCGATGTTTTGTTTGACACTGTAAATCTACTACTAAATGGCCATGGATATGGTATGTAGATCAGATATTTGGTTAGTTGGCAAAATTTGATGCTGGTAGTAAATATGAAacataaattctaaaatttgcaaaaatacTACTACAATGTTCAAGTACTTGGCttggagttagaaaattttgatgagaaattatATCTTTTCTAAAACAAATCATTTATAATGAACTTGGTTTCTTTCTTAGACTAATCTGAAACAAATCAGCTGtcctttacccaaaaaaagaaaaaagaaaaaaagaagaaaacttatTCAAGAAAACATCTGATGTGGCTGAATTTTGTTATTTCCTCATTTAGCTTTACTAGAAACTTGAATGATTCAAAATAAGTCTTGTCACAAGGTTCTCAACAGGCAAAATAAAGCACTTTCAGCACAAATGAGATTCAAACATGACAAGTTGAATAAGAAAGAAGTTCCATTTCTTAACAATTCAGTTCTCTTTTCCCAAACAATTCAGTactcaacaaccaaacagaccACCATGATCAGAAATGCAAAACTTACATTGTAGATAAGCTTATTAACATTTGGTGAAGCTCTTGAGGTCCAGAGAATTCTGTCTGGGTCTGTCAAAAGGCACATCACCTGTTTGGTAGACTAGCCATTTCTCTTTGCTTTCCTTCCACCTCCATTGCTAACCCTCAAGTTAGAAGTGCGCGTGTGTAAATGAAGtatagaaaaatcaaattaaagcaGCACCTGACAGTCATAATTGAGTTATTCAACGATGTAACTGACTCAGTTTTGATAATTCACAAATTAAACTAATAGCTAGAATACGTGAAGAGAACCCATAGATAATTGCAATTAAAATAGAATAAGTATTATTATACAATAAATAGATTGCATAGATGTAAATTACTAGTTTTACAACTTCCGAGTTCAATAAATATAAGCACATCTAAAGACCAACAACTTTACCCACTTTCGCTAGCTTTTTTGATTAAAACCAACATATGCATTGCATAAATATAAGTTAAATATACCAAAGTGGggtagaaaagaaagagagggattCACCAGGGTATGGGTGCTCAATTTTCCTCTCTTGCATTCTAAATGCACCTATGTCATACCCACCACCCTCTAAGGTACACGCATAATTTAGTTTATCATCTGTAAAATAGATACAATTAGCTTTGCACCCATTGAAGCTTGATGCAGACAAAGACACCGAAGAGTTATCACCCACAAACAATGCTTGATCTCCCAAGCTGTGAACCTTCACCCATTTGTATCTATATTTGCTTCCTGCTTGAGTACACCGTTTCAACTTTAGAACTGTGAACCCAATTGTCAGATAGGCATTATCATTGatgtattcttcttcttttcctcctcctcctcctcctcctccttcttcttcttcttcttcttcttcttcttcagattCATCTTCAAAAGCATCCTCATCCTCGGTATCATCTTTGGAGTCTTCATTATTGAATTCATTTTCTTCATAGTTACGGTCGCGTCCTAGTGAAGAACAAGGACCACCTCGCATTCGTGAAACCAACAAAAGAGCTCCTGATGATATAACAATATACTTCTGGGTAGTACCCTTGGTTCCCTTTGGACGTGGCACAATAACTTTAAATTCTAGCTTTCGGTTATCATCAGTGCGACAAACAAAAACTTCACCATGACAATCTACCACATAAAATTTTCCCTTGTAGAATGCAATGTCATCATAACATCGAGTAGGACTTTTTATATCAATCCAAGCTTTATATCCCAGTCTAGTGAAGGCCAGTAATTTTTTTCCACCATAGATTGTCATGATTATGCAATCACGATCATATTCATGAGTTATTGAGTTCCACGGACTccttgacaaaacacacttagAAACAAAGTTTTTACGAAGATACATGCGCTCAACTTTACCATCGTATTGACAGCAAAAGGTAGGTTGAGGTGGAAGAGCTATTAGCTGTTTAGACAATGGATGAAAGAGATTAATCTGTAAATCAGTGCCTATAGTGAGCAACCATCCCAAAGATGCTCCATAGCTTTTTCTTCCAACAAGCTCAGGCAACTTGAAATTGTAAGTTCTAGCATCTGATAACTTGAAAAAGCTTCGTATCTGCCTTTCTTTATTGCCTCGTTCTCTTTCAGCAAGCATAAGCCAAGGACATTTAGGAGGCAATAGAGGTTTCTCCAATGAATTAACAACTGATTGCCACGACTTGCAGACAGCACCAAAAATGAAGACATCATCAAAGAAAGATAGTCGACAGATTATTTCATAGAGGATAAAATGTGAAAGATCAGCCCACTTAGACATCTTAATAGGTTGGTTATGCTGTAATAGGCTGAAAAACAATAATGAACGAACCAGGggaaaaattttagaatttcttaTTTGACATCATACTTACATAGACTGATATAAAGAATATTATTACTAAATAAATGATAAACCAGACAAGAATGCAAGTTGTAGAGGGAATTTCATAATACTGCCGAGCCTAGTATGTTAGACATAGTTCATGACCTATAAAAGTGCTTGCAGTAATAGTTTAACAATTAAGATGGCACTTAATAGTTAAGGCTTGCACCtagaaatataataattagAGGGAGCACCTCAGAATAGAGAGTTTGATCAGGCTACAGATATGTATAAAAAGACGAGATTTGATTTTTCCTGAACAGAAggcagaaaaaagaaatgatttttcataaacAAAAAGACAAGATATGTTTGTAGGATGAATAGAACACTAATAAAGTAAAAGCATACAAGAAATTGATATAGATAGAAGCATGAAAAAACACAGAGTTATAAAAAAAGtgaacaccaaaaaataaaaaataaaaaaaggaatattgATTATAAAGAATATTATTCCTAGTGACAACATGTatttactaaataataaatcatacaAAAATGCAAGTTGTGAAATCAGAACAGAGAGCACCTTAAAATACAGATTTTCATTAGATTACAGACACGTATAAAAGAcaaagatttgatttttcattaACATAAGACAGacaagatataaattttttttccatataattTTACTATGTACAAAGGCAGAAAAGATATAAGTTTTCATGAACAAAAGACAAGACACGTTTGTAGGATGGATAGAATACTAACATAGTAACATCTATTAACAGATCCAAAAAAA includes the following:
- the LOC115983649 gene encoding F-box protein At2g17690-like isoform X1, whose amino-acid sequence is MSIQERKASIREFYGKIKSRLFIHICSLIKLSILSLLQHNQPIKMSKWADLSHFILYEIICRLSFFDDVFIFGAVCKSWQSVVNSLEKPLLPPKCPWLMLAERERGNKERQIRSFFKLSDARTYNFKLPELVGRKSYGASLGWLLTIGTDLQINLFHPLSKQLIALPPQPTFCCQYDGKVERMYLRKNFVSKCVLSRSPWNSITHEYDRDCIIMTIYGGKKLLAFTRLGYKAWIDIKSPTRCYDDIAFYKGKFYVVDCHGEVFVCRTDDNRKLEFKVIVPRPKGTKGTTQKYIVISSGALLLVSRMRGGPCSSLGRDRNYEENEFNNEDSKDDTEDEDAFEDESEEEEEEEEEEGGGGGGGGKEEEYINDNAYLTIGFTVLKLKRCTQAGSKYRYKWVKVHSLGDQALFVGDNSSVSLSASSFNGCKANCIYFTDDKLNYACTLEGGGYDIGAFRMQERKIEHPYPGESLSFFSTPLWYI
- the LOC115983649 gene encoding F-box protein At2g17690-like isoform X2, coding for MSKWADLSHFILYEIICRLSFFDDVFIFGAVCKSWQSVVNSLEKPLLPPKCPWLMLAERERGNKERQIRSFFKLSDARTYNFKLPELVGRKSYGASLGWLLTIGTDLQINLFHPLSKQLIALPPQPTFCCQYDGKVERMYLRKNFVSKCVLSRSPWNSITHEYDRDCIIMTIYGGKKLLAFTRLGYKAWIDIKSPTRCYDDIAFYKGKFYVVDCHGEVFVCRTDDNRKLEFKVIVPRPKGTKGTTQKYIVISSGALLLVSRMRGGPCSSLGRDRNYEENEFNNEDSKDDTEDEDAFEDESEEEEEEEEEEGGGGGGGGKEEEYINDNAYLTIGFTVLKLKRCTQAGSKYRYKWVKVHSLGDQALFVGDNSSVSLSASSFNGCKANCIYFTDDKLNYACTLEGGGYDIGAFRMQERKIEHPYPGESLSFFSTPLWYI